The proteins below come from a single Nocardiopsis gilva YIM 90087 genomic window:
- a CDS encoding hemolysin family protein: MSATGAAEGPVLSVLSAVASQYAGPVAPAVAVHSAIPPIGAFTAAAVLTVLAAFFVSAEVAVTRTARMGVGHVVDTGRIGARRLEAIAADPVRHLNVVLLLRVVCEVLAGLALAVGFIGRFGLSWTAVGLTGVLMVLVDYVLIGVTPRILGRQFAESIALASAALVTPIGVLVGPLARVLVRVGRGLTPRGKGDREGPFSSEDELRRMVDLAERGHVIDAEERQMIHSVFKLDDTSVREVMVPRTDIVFVDHDAVLDDCLNLALRSGFSRIPVIGEDEDDVIGILYIKDVAARMRELWAEKGDPAASERTTARDVMRVGYYVPDSKPIDGLLREMQHKRTHVAVVIDEYGGTAGLVTIEDIVEEIVGEITDEYDDEIPPIERLGEDRARVTARLPLGELAALFEVELDTADVETVGGLLAYALGRVPISGSRADYAGLRLTAEDAVGRRNRTATVLVERIPDEPAETGHPDSAESG, encoded by the coding sequence ATGAGCGCCACCGGCGCCGCCGAAGGCCCTGTTCTCTCGGTCCTCTCGGCGGTCGCCTCGCAGTACGCCGGACCGGTCGCGCCGGCCGTCGCGGTCCACAGCGCGATCCCGCCCATCGGCGCGTTCACCGCTGCGGCCGTCCTCACCGTGCTCGCCGCGTTCTTCGTCAGCGCCGAGGTCGCCGTCACCCGCACCGCGCGGATGGGCGTCGGCCACGTCGTCGACACGGGGCGGATCGGTGCGCGGCGCCTGGAGGCCATCGCCGCCGATCCGGTGCGCCACCTCAACGTGGTGCTGCTGCTCCGGGTGGTCTGCGAGGTCCTGGCGGGGCTGGCGCTGGCGGTCGGCTTCATCGGCCGCTTCGGGCTGAGCTGGACGGCCGTCGGGCTGACCGGCGTGCTCATGGTCCTCGTGGACTACGTGCTCATCGGGGTGACCCCCCGCATCCTGGGCCGCCAGTTCGCCGAGTCCATCGCGCTGGCCAGCGCGGCCCTCGTGACGCCGATCGGCGTACTTGTCGGTCCGCTGGCGCGCGTCCTGGTCCGCGTCGGACGCGGGCTGACCCCGCGCGGCAAGGGCGACCGCGAGGGGCCGTTCAGCAGTGAGGACGAGCTGCGGCGCATGGTCGACCTGGCCGAGCGGGGGCATGTGATCGACGCCGAGGAACGGCAGATGATCCACTCGGTGTTCAAGCTCGACGACACCTCGGTCCGCGAGGTCATGGTGCCGCGCACCGACATCGTGTTCGTCGACCACGACGCCGTGCTGGACGACTGCCTGAACCTGGCGCTGCGCAGCGGGTTCTCCCGCATCCCGGTGATCGGGGAGGACGAGGACGACGTCATCGGAATCCTCTACATCAAGGACGTGGCCGCGCGGATGCGCGAGCTGTGGGCCGAGAAGGGCGACCCCGCGGCGTCCGAGCGGACCACCGCGCGCGACGTCATGCGGGTCGGCTACTACGTGCCGGACTCCAAGCCCATCGACGGGCTGCTGCGCGAGATGCAGCACAAGCGCACGCACGTGGCGGTGGTGATCGACGAGTACGGCGGCACGGCCGGACTGGTCACGATCGAGGACATCGTCGAGGAGATCGTCGGCGAGATCACCGACGAGTACGACGACGAGATCCCGCCGATCGAGCGGCTCGGGGAGGACCGGGCGCGGGTCACCGCCCGGCTGCCGCTGGGCGAGCTGGCCGCGCTGTTCGAGGTGGAGCTGGACACCGCCGATGTCGAGACCGTCGGGGGCCTGCTGGCCTACGCCCTGGGGCGGGTCCCCATCAGCGGGTCCCGGGCGGACTACGCTGGGCTCAGGCTGACCGCCGAGGACGCGGTCGGGCGCCGCAACCGGACCGCGACAGTCCTGGTGGAACGGATCCCGGACGAGCCGGCGGAGACGGGCCACCCCGACTCCGCCGAGAGCGGCTGA
- a CDS encoding IclR family transcriptional regulator gives MSGPRPRPGGVQSLDRAFALLEIMADAGGEISLSELADASGLPLPTIHRIIRTLVGNGYVRQLPSRRYALGPRLIGLGESASRMLGTWARPHLSQLVEDLGETANLAMLDGDKVVYVAQVPSPHAMRMFTEVGRRVLPHSAGVGKALLAQLPEDEALATVRRTGMPAATDRTITTPEAFAAELAKIRERGYAIDDGEQEIGVRCLAVGVRGGPAMMAVSISGPEARVSWDFVEKAAPIVQRTAASLAGDLNHQN, from the coding sequence CTGTCCGGCCCCCGCCCGCGCCCCGGCGGGGTCCAATCGCTGGACCGGGCCTTCGCGCTGCTGGAGATCATGGCCGACGCGGGCGGGGAGATCTCACTGAGCGAACTGGCCGACGCCTCCGGCCTGCCCCTGCCCACCATCCACCGGATCATCCGCACGCTGGTCGGCAACGGCTACGTGCGCCAGCTGCCATCGCGGCGGTACGCCCTGGGCCCCCGGCTGATCGGCCTCGGCGAGAGCGCCTCCCGCATGCTCGGCACCTGGGCCCGGCCCCACCTGTCCCAGCTCGTCGAGGACCTCGGCGAGACCGCGAACCTGGCGATGCTCGACGGCGACAAGGTCGTCTACGTCGCCCAGGTCCCCTCCCCGCACGCCATGCGCATGTTCACCGAGGTCGGCCGGCGCGTCCTGCCGCACTCCGCCGGTGTCGGCAAGGCCCTGCTCGCCCAGCTGCCCGAGGACGAGGCACTGGCCACCGTCCGGCGCACCGGCATGCCGGCCGCCACCGACCGCACCATCACCACACCCGAGGCGTTCGCCGCCGAGCTGGCCAAGATCCGCGAGCGCGGATACGCCATCGACGACGGCGAACAGGAGATCGGCGTGCGCTGCCTGGCCGTCGGCGTCCGGGGCGGCCCGGCCATGATGGCCGTCTCGATCTCCGGTCCGGAGGCCCGGGTCAGCTGGGACTTCGTCGAGAAGGCCGCGCCCATCGTGCAGCGCACCGCGGCGTCTCTGGCCGGAGACCTCAACCACCAGAACTGA
- a CDS encoding cytidine/deoxycytidylate deaminase family protein: MTDTPPRDLDPEDEKLITLARASRARNGAREGAAVRDETGRTYVATTVDLPALRLSALQAAVAAAVSSEAERLEAAVVVTDADELPETDTAVAADLKTATLLLVAPDGSLRGGTS; this comes from the coding sequence GTGACCGACACGCCCCCCCGCGACCTCGACCCCGAGGACGAGAAGCTCATCACGCTGGCCCGCGCGTCCCGCGCCCGCAACGGGGCGCGCGAGGGCGCGGCGGTGCGCGATGAGACCGGTCGCACGTACGTGGCGACCACGGTCGACCTGCCCGCGCTGCGCCTGTCGGCCCTGCAGGCCGCCGTCGCGGCCGCGGTCTCCAGTGAAGCCGAGCGGCTGGAGGCGGCCGTCGTGGTCACCGACGCCGACGAGCTGCCCGAGACCGACACCGCGGTGGCGGCGGATCTGAAGACGGCCACGCTGCTGCTGGTCGCCCCCGACGGCTCCCTGCGCGGCGGCACGAGCTGA
- a CDS encoding PhoH family protein, whose protein sequence is MVESTQHSTQVKIVVPEEHTMVNLLGSGDELLRTVERSFESDIHVRGNEITISGSPEETAMAVRLIEELIELAKNGAHLTPDAVDRTLAMLRSASGERPADVLTMNILSARGRTIRPKTLNQKRYVDSIDKHTIVFGIGPAGTGKTYLAMAKAVKALQNKQVNRIILTRPAVEAGERLGFLPGTLYEKIDPYLRPLYDALHDMLDPDSIPKLMDSGTIEVAPLAYMRGRTLNDSFIILDEAQNTSPEQMKMFLTRLGFGSKIVVTGDVTQVDLPGGTSSGLRTIAKILDGLNDIDFCWLDSNDVVRHKLVSAIVDAYGRYDYEQSNRQTDQQGNSHRKGRSGTRSGTPSAGARGSDPAPDSDGTTGGAG, encoded by the coding sequence ATGGTCGAGTCAACACAACACAGCACCCAGGTCAAGATCGTGGTGCCCGAAGAGCACACCATGGTCAACCTGCTGGGATCCGGCGACGAACTCCTCCGGACGGTCGAGCGCTCCTTCGAGAGCGACATCCACGTCCGGGGCAACGAGATCACCATCAGCGGCAGCCCCGAAGAGACCGCGATGGCCGTGCGCTTGATCGAAGAACTTATCGAGCTCGCCAAGAACGGCGCCCACCTCACCCCCGACGCCGTCGACCGGACGCTGGCCATGCTCCGCTCCGCGAGCGGCGAGCGCCCCGCGGACGTGCTGACGATGAACATCCTCTCGGCGCGCGGCCGCACGATCCGCCCCAAGACGCTCAACCAGAAGCGCTACGTCGACTCCATCGACAAGCACACGATCGTCTTCGGTATCGGCCCGGCCGGGACCGGCAAGACCTACCTGGCGATGGCCAAGGCGGTCAAGGCGCTGCAGAACAAGCAGGTCAACCGGATCATCCTCACGCGCCCCGCGGTCGAGGCCGGAGAGCGGCTGGGCTTCCTGCCCGGCACGCTCTACGAGAAGATCGACCCGTATCTGCGGCCGCTCTACGACGCCCTGCACGACATGCTGGACCCCGATTCGATCCCCAAGCTGATGGACTCGGGGACCATCGAGGTGGCACCGCTGGCCTACATGCGGGGCCGGACCCTCAACGACTCCTTCATCATCCTCGACGAGGCCCAGAACACCTCGCCCGAGCAGATGAAGATGTTCCTGACCCGGCTCGGCTTCGGCTCGAAGATCGTGGTCACCGGTGACGTCACCCAGGTCGACCTGCCCGGCGGGACGTCCAGCGGCCTGCGCACCATCGCGAAGATCCTGGACGGTCTCAACGACATCGACTTCTGCTGGCTCGACAGCAACGACGTGGTGCGACACAAGCTCGTGAGCGCGATCGTCGACGCCTATGGGCGGTATGACTATGAGCAGAGCAACCGGCAGACCGACCAGCAGGGCAACAGCCATCGCAAGGGCCGTTCCGGCACCCGCTCGGGCACCCCGTCGGCGGGCGCGCGCGGCTCGGACCCTGCGCCCGACTCCGACGGCACCACCGGCGGCGCCGGATGA
- a CDS encoding DUF6986 family protein, whose product MQGSPQGGADLAAIGLDDLNDALDRRLADADASLLERYPGERGRRQPVHTVYIPADRVHAGIARAWGDQALEILGEAAPDAAALATATGLAEDMVADCLPRVLDKLRTEPVEDLRIDLEDGYGARSDAEEDGHVREAAAALCADLAAGAAPPYVGIRMKGMEAAGRHRGLRSLALFIGTVLEGAGDLPDGFVLTLPKITSVEQVTAMVWVTEQLESRFGLDAGRLGFELQIETPQSVLAPDGTAAVARMVHAGAGRVTALHYGTYDYSAACGVTAAYQSMAHPVADHAKAVMQLAAAGTGVWLSDGSTNVLPVGTPVEVHAAWRLHAGLVRRSLERAFYQGWDMHPHQLPTRYLATYAFYREAFAPAADRLRAYLGALDSGVQDEPATAQALSAALVRGLRCGALGETEVEKAAGAGVDTLTALAARRVG is encoded by the coding sequence ATGCAGGGTTCTCCGCAGGGCGGCGCGGACCTGGCCGCTATCGGCCTGGACGATCTGAACGATGCCCTTGACAGGCGGCTGGCCGATGCCGATGCCAGCCTGCTGGAACGATATCCGGGGGAGCGGGGGCGGCGTCAGCCGGTGCACACCGTCTACATCCCGGCCGACCGCGTCCACGCGGGAATCGCGCGTGCGTGGGGTGACCAGGCCCTGGAGATCCTGGGCGAGGCGGCCCCCGACGCCGCGGCACTGGCGACGGCGACCGGCCTGGCCGAGGACATGGTGGCCGACTGCCTCCCGCGCGTTCTGGACAAGCTGCGCACCGAACCCGTGGAGGACCTCAGGATCGACCTGGAGGACGGCTACGGCGCCCGCTCCGACGCCGAGGAGGACGGGCACGTGCGAGAGGCCGCCGCGGCGCTGTGCGCCGATCTGGCGGCGGGCGCGGCCCCGCCCTACGTCGGCATCCGGATGAAGGGCATGGAGGCCGCCGGGCGGCACCGGGGCCTGCGCAGTCTGGCCCTCTTCATCGGGACCGTGCTCGAGGGCGCCGGCGACCTCCCCGACGGCTTCGTGCTGACCCTGCCCAAGATCACCTCGGTCGAGCAGGTCACAGCGATGGTGTGGGTGACCGAGCAGCTGGAGTCGCGGTTCGGGCTCGACGCGGGGCGGCTCGGCTTCGAGCTGCAGATCGAGACCCCGCAGTCCGTCCTCGCCCCGGACGGCACCGCCGCCGTGGCCCGCATGGTGCACGCGGGCGCCGGGCGCGTCACCGCCCTGCACTACGGCACCTACGACTACAGCGCCGCGTGCGGGGTCACCGCCGCCTACCAGAGCATGGCCCACCCGGTGGCCGATCACGCCAAGGCGGTCATGCAGCTGGCCGCCGCCGGAACGGGGGTGTGGCTGTCGGACGGCTCCACCAACGTACTCCCGGTGGGAACGCCGGTGGAGGTGCACGCGGCCTGGCGGCTGCACGCCGGACTGGTCCGCCGATCCCTGGAGCGGGCCTTCTACCAGGGCTGGGATATGCACCCGCACCAGCTCCCCACGCGCTACCTGGCCACCTACGCCTTCTACCGGGAGGCGTTCGCCCCGGCGGCCGACCGCCTCAGGGCCTACCTCGGCGCGCTGGACAGCGGCGTGCAGGACGAACCGGCGACCGCCCAGGCCCTGTCCGCGGCCCTGGTCCGCGGCCTGCGCTGCGGCGCGCTGGGCGAGACCGAAGTCGAGAAGGCCGCGGGGGCGGGAGTCGACACCCTCACCGCGCTGGCCGCCCGCCGTGTGGGCTGA
- the ybeY gene encoding rRNA maturation RNase YbeY, protein MSIDVANESGVPADEERLARLARYALDAMRVHPLAELSIVLVDEGPMTELHIRWMDEPGPTDVLSFPMDELRPGSGERTSEPGILGDVIICPQVAAKQAEKAGHSAQDETDLLCTHGILHLLGYDHAEPEEHREMFGLQGEILAGWRGLLAAEAADSAGERNDTTR, encoded by the coding sequence ATGAGTATCGACGTCGCGAACGAGTCCGGCGTCCCCGCGGACGAGGAGCGGCTGGCCCGGCTGGCCCGCTACGCCCTCGACGCGATGCGGGTGCACCCGCTCGCGGAGCTGTCCATCGTCCTCGTCGACGAGGGCCCCATGACCGAGCTGCACATCCGCTGGATGGACGAGCCCGGCCCCACCGACGTGCTGTCCTTCCCCATGGACGAGCTGCGTCCGGGAAGCGGGGAGCGCACCTCGGAGCCGGGGATCCTGGGCGATGTGATCATCTGCCCGCAGGTGGCCGCGAAGCAGGCGGAGAAGGCCGGACACAGCGCGCAGGACGAGACCGACCTGCTGTGCACGCACGGCATCCTGCACCTGCTCGGCTACGACCACGCCGAGCCTGAGGAGCACCGGGAGATGTTCGGCCTGCAGGGCGAGATCCTGGCGGGGTGGCGGGGACTCCTCGCGGCTGAGGCCGCCGATTCCGCCGGGGAGAGGAACGACACCACCCGATGA
- a CDS encoding histidine triad nucleotide-binding protein, whose protein sequence is MARTAPDCLFCKIVAGEVPAEMVREGERTVAIRDINPQAPTHVLMVPRDHYPDAGAVGRADLGLMDEIAREAHEVAVVEGIAESGYRLVFNTGAGAGQTVFHVHGHLLGGRGLEWPPG, encoded by the coding sequence GTGGCCAGGACCGCACCCGACTGCCTGTTCTGCAAGATCGTCGCGGGAGAGGTGCCCGCTGAGATGGTGCGGGAAGGCGAGCGCACGGTCGCCATCCGTGACATCAACCCGCAGGCGCCCACCCACGTGCTGATGGTCCCGCGGGACCACTACCCCGACGCCGGGGCGGTCGGCCGGGCGGACCTCGGCCTGATGGACGAGATCGCCCGCGAGGCGCACGAGGTGGCCGTGGTCGAGGGCATCGCCGAGAGCGGCTACCGGCTGGTCTTCAACACCGGCGCCGGAGCCGGGCAGACCGTCTTCCACGTGCACGGACACCTGCTGGGGGGCCGCGGTCTGGAGTGGCCGCCCGGGTAG
- the era gene encoding GTPase Era yields MNDLDLEKLRVPLAMPSYPEGFRSGFACFVGRPNVGKSTLMNALVGQKVAITSNRPQTTRRTVRGIVHRDDAQLIVVDTPGLHKPRTLLGERLDSLVRSTLVEVDVIVFCVPANEPIGRGDTYIAGELAAQTDTPVIAVVTKTDLADKRQIGEQLMAVDRLGEWADIVPVSADSGFQVDTVTDVLCGHLPEGPPLYPDGDLTDEPDEMLVAELIREASLEGVRDELPHSIAVVVDEMAPRADTPPGKELIDIYASLYVERPSQKAIVIGTKGARLRQVGSAARKQIEGLLGSRVYLDLRVRVAKDWQRDPKQLRRLGFDQQT; encoded by the coding sequence ATGAACGACCTCGACCTCGAGAAGCTGCGAGTCCCGCTCGCCATGCCCTCCTACCCGGAGGGGTTCCGCAGCGGGTTCGCCTGCTTCGTCGGCCGGCCCAACGTCGGCAAGTCGACGCTGATGAACGCGTTGGTGGGACAGAAAGTCGCGATCACCAGCAATCGCCCGCAGACCACCCGGCGCACGGTGCGCGGGATCGTGCACCGCGACGACGCCCAGCTGATCGTCGTGGACACCCCCGGGCTGCACAAGCCGCGCACGCTGCTGGGCGAGCGGCTCGACAGCCTCGTGCGCTCGACACTGGTCGAGGTCGACGTCATCGTGTTCTGCGTCCCGGCCAACGAGCCGATCGGCCGCGGCGACACCTACATCGCGGGCGAGCTCGCCGCGCAGACCGACACCCCGGTCATCGCGGTGGTCACCAAGACCGACCTGGCCGACAAGCGGCAGATCGGCGAGCAGCTGATGGCCGTGGACCGGCTGGGGGAGTGGGCCGACATCGTGCCGGTCTCGGCCGACAGCGGGTTCCAGGTCGACACCGTCACCGACGTTCTCTGCGGCCACCTGCCCGAGGGGCCGCCGCTGTACCCGGACGGCGATCTCACTGACGAGCCCGACGAGATGCTGGTCGCCGAGCTCATCCGGGAGGCGTCCCTCGAAGGGGTCCGCGACGAGCTGCCGCACTCGATCGCGGTGGTGGTCGACGAGATGGCCCCGCGCGCGGACACCCCGCCGGGCAAGGAGCTCATCGACATCTACGCCTCGCTGTACGTGGAGCGCCCGAGCCAGAAGGCCATCGTCATCGGCACGAAGGGCGCGCGGCTGCGCCAGGTCGGGTCGGCCGCGCGCAAACAGATCGAGGGCCTGCTGGGCAGCCGCGTCTATCTGGACCTGCGGGTGCGTGTCGCCAAGGACTGGCAGCGCGACCCCAAGCAGCTGCGCCGGCTGGGCTTCGACCAGCAGACCTGA